A stretch of the Mycobacteroides immunogenum genome encodes the following:
- the octT gene encoding diglucosylglycerate octanoyltransferase: MTSSESGAERKKLLVFADSLSYYGPTGGLPASDPRIWPNIVAKKLDWDLELIARIGWTSRDVWWAAIQDPRAWAAVPSAGAVIFATGGMDSLPSPLPTALRESIRLIRPATLRGWVRDGYGWLQPRLSPIARVALPPKLTVEYLEKTRGALDFNRPGLPMVASLPSVHIAESYGRVHSGREATASAITAWASEHKMPVVDLKEGVGEEIFSGRGNPDGIHWNFVAHERVAELMIDALQSVLPELGTR; the protein is encoded by the coding sequence TGGTCTTCGCCGACTCATTGTCCTACTACGGGCCGACCGGCGGGCTGCCCGCCAGCGACCCCAGGATTTGGCCCAATATCGTTGCCAAGAAGCTTGATTGGGATTTGGAGCTGATCGCGCGGATCGGCTGGACGTCCCGAGACGTGTGGTGGGCCGCGATACAGGACCCGCGTGCGTGGGCCGCCGTGCCCAGCGCCGGCGCGGTGATCTTCGCGACCGGGGGCATGGACTCACTGCCGTCGCCGCTGCCGACGGCACTACGCGAATCCATTCGGCTGATCCGGCCCGCCACGCTGCGCGGCTGGGTCCGTGACGGTTACGGCTGGTTGCAGCCCCGGTTGTCGCCGATCGCGCGCGTTGCGCTGCCGCCCAAGCTCACCGTGGAATATCTTGAAAAGACGCGTGGTGCACTCGATTTCAACCGTCCAGGGCTGCCCATGGTGGCATCGCTGCCGTCGGTGCACATCGCGGAGTCGTATGGCCGTGTCCACTCGGGCAGGGAGGCTACCGCCTCGGCCATCACGGCGTGGGCGTCCGAACACAAGATGCCGGTGGTCGACCTGAAGGAGGGCGTCGGTGAGGAGATTTTCTCGGGCCGGGGCAATCCGGATGGGATTCATTGGAACTTTGTCGCCCATGAACGCGTTGCCGAATTGATGATTGACGCGCTGCAGTCTGTGCTGCCTGAGCTCGGGACTAGGTGA